One region of Mucilaginibacter sp. 14171R-50 genomic DNA includes:
- a CDS encoding ABC transporter permease has protein sequence MINNYLKMAWRVLSRQKLFSLINILGLVIGMVACMLIVQYISFELSYDEFQANADRIYRVKHQNYSQGNLIENLPKTYSAVGPALKAELPGVEEQTRISKLEGQVSTQLGTNVVAFNERRLYLVEPSFLKVFSFPLVQGTVNALSNPNTVVVTESTAKKYFGNADAIGKTIRIQQQISGTNITATITGVCKDVPANSHLQFDFLVSQDPHAGDWLYADSYTYLLLSPKTNYKRFEAMLPAFIKNHVAGKDKLNNTSFTLGKTNISNIALSLQPLRDIHLYSNLTDEISAGGNGNMVWYMGIIAALILVIAYINYINLATAKVIERAREVGIRKVLGSQRVQLIIQFLFESALLNVISLIVAVFAVILLMPWFSALCGVQIQFTLCKNPAFLPGFAGCLLAGIVLSAFYPALVLSDYKPVQILKGKFQTSAQSISLRKSLVVFQFVATIAFMIGTLVVYRQVNYMKSANKGMDMIQTLVIRAPQIVRDNDAEAMSFMHKDSVFQTEIMRNPRVQNVTSSSAIPGEVINYIMAYSRPEVAAGEKRIRLPTLEIGGGFLNQFKVKVIAGSNFDSAVQTNGSLMMLNEAAVLSLGYKSPQDAVGKIIQTKNGRGRVFDNTIVGVIKNFHQTSLKEGFTPTVFRLIDPSSVTHYELKVNTTDMPATIAQINKTYKAVFTDAAFDYFFLDEFFDQQYKTEQHFGQVFSLFSGLAILVACLGLFGLTLITIGQRVKEIGIRKLLGASIPNILLLISKDFVKLLAIANAIAIPLAYWGCYKWLQNYKFRIDFSIWFFIVPMVSVFVIALATISLQAVKAAIANPVKSLRAE, from the coding sequence ATGATTAATAATTATCTAAAAATGGCCTGGCGTGTACTATCCCGTCAAAAGCTATTCTCGTTGATCAACATACTGGGCCTGGTTATTGGTATGGTGGCGTGTATGCTTATTGTACAATACATCAGCTTTGAGTTAAGTTACGATGAGTTTCAAGCTAATGCCGATCGGATATACCGGGTAAAGCACCAGAACTACAGCCAGGGGAATTTAATTGAAAACCTGCCAAAAACCTACTCGGCAGTTGGCCCGGCCTTAAAAGCAGAGCTGCCCGGCGTTGAAGAGCAAACCCGTATCTCTAAACTCGAAGGGCAGGTAAGCACACAATTGGGCACCAATGTAGTTGCGTTTAACGAGCGCCGTTTGTACCTGGTGGAACCATCGTTCCTCAAAGTGTTTTCGTTCCCTTTAGTGCAGGGGACTGTTAACGCGCTAAGCAACCCAAACACCGTGGTGGTAACCGAAAGTACGGCGAAAAAATATTTTGGTAACGCCGATGCCATTGGTAAAACCATCAGGATACAGCAGCAAATCTCGGGAACGAATATCACGGCTACAATAACCGGGGTTTGTAAAGATGTGCCCGCCAACTCGCACCTGCAGTTTGATTTCCTGGTATCGCAAGATCCGCACGCGGGCGATTGGCTTTACGCCGATTCATACACCTATCTTTTATTGTCGCCAAAGACAAATTACAAACGTTTTGAGGCCATGCTGCCTGCCTTTATCAAAAATCATGTAGCGGGTAAGGATAAACTGAACAACACCAGCTTTACCCTGGGGAAAACCAACATCAGCAACATAGCGCTAAGCTTGCAGCCCCTGCGCGATATTCACCTGTACTCGAACCTTACCGACGAGATAAGCGCCGGCGGCAATGGCAATATGGTTTGGTATATGGGTATTATAGCAGCATTGATTTTGGTCATCGCTTATATCAATTACATCAACCTTGCTACCGCTAAGGTAATAGAACGTGCCCGCGAAGTGGGCATACGCAAGGTATTGGGTTCGCAGCGCGTTCAGCTTATCATTCAGTTTTTGTTTGAGTCGGCATTACTGAATGTCATCAGTTTAATCGTGGCGGTATTTGCTGTAATTTTATTAATGCCCTGGTTTAGCGCTTTATGCGGTGTGCAAATACAATTTACGCTGTGTAAAAACCCCGCCTTTTTACCAGGCTTTGCAGGCTGCTTATTAGCAGGGATTGTGCTTTCGGCATTTTACCCAGCGCTGGTACTTTCTGATTATAAACCTGTACAGATACTCAAAGGTAAATTTCAAACCAGCGCGCAAAGTATATCGCTGCGCAAATCGTTAGTGGTTTTTCAGTTTGTGGCCACCATAGCTTTTATGATAGGCACCCTTGTGGTTTACCGGCAGGTTAATTACATGAAAAGCGCCAACAAGGGGATGGACATGATCCAAACCCTTGTTATAAGGGCGCCGCAAATTGTGAGGGATAACGATGCCGAGGCTATGAGTTTTATGCATAAGGACAGCGTTTTCCAGACGGAGATAATGCGTAATCCGCGCGTGCAAAACGTTACCTCATCATCGGCAATACCCGGCGAAGTTATTAACTACATCATGGCTTACAGCCGCCCTGAGGTAGCAGCGGGCGAAAAAAGGATAAGGCTGCCAACCCTTGAAATAGGCGGCGGTTTTTTAAACCAGTTTAAGGTAAAAGTAATAGCCGGCAGTAATTTTGATTCGGCTGTGCAAACCAACGGGTCGTTAATGATGCTGAACGAAGCGGCGGTGCTGTCATTAGGGTATAAAAGCCCGCAGGATGCAGTGGGTAAAATCATCCAGACCAAAAATGGCCGCGGCAGGGTGTTTGATAATACCATTGTAGGGGTGATAAAAAACTTCCATCAAACATCGCTTAAAGAAGGGTTTACACCTACGGTTTTCAGGCTGATAGACCCATCCAGCGTAACCCACTACGAGTTGAAGGTAAACACGACCGACATGCCTGCCACCATCGCTCAGATCAATAAAACTTATAAGGCCGTTTTCACCGATGCTGCTTTCGACTACTTTTTTCTGGATGAGTTTTTTGACCAGCAATATAAAACCGAGCAGCACTTTGGCCAGGTATTCAGTTTGTTTTCGGGGCTGGCTATATTGGTTGCCTGCCTGGGTTTGTTCGGGCTAACGCTTATTACCATTGGCCAGCGGGTTAAAGAGATAGGCATCCGTAAACTGTTGGGTGCATCCATACCCAATATTTTACTGCTCATATCAAAAGATTTTGTGAAATTACTGGCTATTGCCAACGCTATTGCAATACCGCTGGCGTATTGGGGTTGTTATAAATGGCTGCAGAATTATAAGTTCCGTATTGATTTTAGTATCTGGTTCTTTATTGTGCCAATGGTATCGGTATTTGTCATCGCGCTGGCAACCATTAGTTTGCAGGCGGTAAAGGCTGCCATAGCCAACCCGGTAAAAAGCTTAAGAGCGGAATAA
- a CDS encoding family 16 glycoside hydrolase, translating into MKKYKALIFLACLYSINCFAQQVKPQAGNLTVVNRQASFASDGSLHLNGVDNAGMAWINNLEFTNGVIEFDVKGNDQMQGSFVGVAYHGLNDSTYECVYFRPFNFLAVDPVRKSHGVQYIAPPKYDWPILREKYPNKYEQAVVPAPDPNAWFHVRITVTPAKVDVYVNGQQKASLTVEPLLKTGGTKIGYWVGNGSPGDWKNLKITNAK; encoded by the coding sequence ATGAAAAAGTACAAAGCATTGATTTTTTTAGCCTGCCTGTACAGCATTAACTGCTTTGCCCAGCAGGTTAAGCCGCAAGCCGGCAACTTAACCGTTGTTAACCGCCAGGCGAGTTTTGCAAGCGATGGCAGTTTGCACCTAAACGGCGTAGACAACGCGGGCATGGCATGGATCAATAACCTGGAATTTACCAATGGTGTAATAGAGTTTGATGTAAAAGGCAACGACCAGATGCAGGGCAGCTTTGTAGGCGTAGCGTACCATGGGTTAAACGATAGTACTTACGAATGTGTGTATTTCAGGCCCTTCAATTTTTTGGCTGTCGACCCGGTTAGAAAGAGCCATGGGGTGCAGTACATCGCCCCGCCAAAATATGACTGGCCTATACTCCGCGAAAAATATCCGAACAAATATGAACAGGCGGTTGTGCCCGCACCCGACCCTAATGCGTGGTTTCACGTGCGTATAACGGTTACGCCAGCAAAGGTAGATGTGTATGTGAACGGCCAGCAAAAAGCTTCCTTAACGGTCGAGCCCCTGCTTAAAACGGGCGGAACCAAAATTGGTTACTGGGTAGGCAACGGCTCGCCCGGCGACTGGAAAAATTTAAAGATCACCAACGCCAAATAG
- a CDS encoding BrxA/BrxB family bacilliredoxin translates to MYPEYLVAPMREELTRVGFEELKDAQAVEQAIKSEGTVFVMVNSVCGCAAANARPAARMAAANEKHPDKLVTVFAGMETEAVNAARNLMLPYPPSSPSMALFKDGKLVHIIERHQIEGRPAQMIADNLIGAFEQYC, encoded by the coding sequence ATGTACCCAGAATATTTAGTTGCCCCAATGCGGGAAGAATTGACCAGAGTTGGTTTTGAGGAATTAAAAGACGCGCAAGCTGTTGAGCAAGCTATAAAAAGCGAAGGCACCGTGTTTGTGATGGTAAACTCGGTATGCGGGTGCGCAGCAGCCAATGCCCGCCCTGCAGCACGTATGGCCGCAGCTAACGAAAAACACCCGGACAAACTGGTAACCGTTTTTGCAGGCATGGAAACCGAGGCTGTTAACGCTGCCCGTAACCTGATGCTGCCATACCCTCCATCGTCGCCATCAATGGCTTTGTTTAAAGATGGTAAATTAGTGCACATTATAGAGCGCCACCAGATTGAAGGCCGCCCTGCACAAATGATAGCGGATAACCTGATCGGCGCATTTGAGCAATATTGCTAA
- a CDS encoding M23 family metallopeptidase, which yields MGIITRKDSAQPRVVQVKAKHFNSLKFTIAAVLIVVMVLMTAIVRLSSQSAQQRQENSRLQSQIAALQGQIDKESQDAVLLNAEKEGQRSKAVSYIQDIQAKLKIINNFMHKRGLRSISFKKINVSDKPNNETKLYAEFSSYLDKLVNNIAFTPMGYPRLSSFTSFFGSRGNPFDFGGKEFHPGIDFKGHRGDPVKCTASGRVIFAGRAGGYGNCIKIRHANNLETWYGHLSKINVREGERVTVGDIIGKVGSTGRSTGPHLHYEIRRNGHPVNPKQYLSINL from the coding sequence ATGGGAATTATTACACGAAAAGATAGCGCCCAGCCACGCGTAGTACAAGTAAAGGCAAAACACTTTAACTCGCTTAAGTTTACAATCGCCGCTGTATTAATAGTAGTAATGGTACTGATGACGGCCATTGTGCGCCTTAGCTCGCAAAGTGCGCAGCAAAGGCAGGAGAACAGCAGGCTGCAATCGCAGATAGCTGCATTACAGGGACAAATTGATAAAGAATCGCAGGACGCGGTGTTGCTAAATGCCGAAAAGGAAGGCCAGCGCAGCAAAGCCGTATCGTACATACAGGACATACAGGCTAAGCTAAAGATCATAAACAATTTTATGCACAAACGTGGTTTGCGCAGTATATCGTTTAAAAAAATAAACGTTAGCGATAAACCTAACAACGAAACCAAGCTATACGCCGAGTTTAGCAGTTATCTGGATAAACTTGTAAATAATATAGCGTTTACCCCCATGGGTTATCCAAGATTAAGCTCGTTCACCTCTTTTTTTGGTTCGCGCGGCAATCCATTTGATTTTGGCGGCAAGGAGTTTCATCCCGGCATTGATTTTAAAGGCCACCGAGGCGACCCCGTTAAATGTACAGCCAGCGGCAGGGTGATATTCGCAGGCAGGGCAGGAGGGTACGGCAATTGCATAAAAATACGCCATGCCAATAACCTGGAAACCTGGTACGGGCATTTATCAAAAATAAATGTAAGGGAAGGCGAACGGGTTACCGTTGGCGATATCATTGGCAAAGTTGGTTCAACAGGGCGTTCCACCGGCCCGCATTTGCATTACGAGATACGACGCAACGGCCATCCGGTTAACCCCAAACAATACCTGAGTATTAATCTTTAG
- the ahcY gene encoding adenosylhomocysteinase codes for MSSVETAYVKNKVKDPSLAAWGRKEIELAEAEMPGLMALRKEYGPAKILKGARIAGCLHMTIQTAVLIETLIELGAEVTWSSCNIFSTQDHAAAAIAAAGTSVYAWKGMNAEEFDWCIEQTLFFGEDRKPLNMILDDGGDLTNMVLDKYPELIDGIKGLSEETTTGVHRLYERMKAGTLPMPAINVNDSVTKSKFDNKYGCRESLVDAIRRATDVMMAGKVAVVCGYGDVGKGSADSLRNAGVRVIVTEIDPICALQAAMEGFEVKKLSTAITEADIVVTATGNKNIVREQHFRALKDKAIVCNIGHFDNEIDMAWLNGAYGDSKIEIKPQVDKYTIDGKDLIVLAEGRLVNLGCATGHPSFVMSNSFTNQTLAQIELWTNGDAYENKVYTLPKHLDEKVARLHLEKIGVELEVLDQDQAEYIGVTVDGPFKPEYYRY; via the coding sequence ATGTCATCAGTAGAAACTGCATACGTTAAAAATAAAGTGAAGGACCCTTCACTGGCCGCCTGGGGCCGCAAAGAGATTGAATTGGCCGAGGCCGAAATGCCGGGCTTAATGGCGCTGCGTAAAGAATATGGCCCCGCTAAGATATTAAAGGGCGCACGTATCGCGGGCTGTTTGCACATGACCATCCAAACCGCTGTTTTAATTGAAACTTTGATAGAACTGGGTGCCGAAGTTACCTGGTCGTCATGTAATATATTTTCTACACAAGATCATGCCGCTGCTGCCATTGCTGCCGCGGGCACCTCTGTTTACGCCTGGAAAGGTATGAACGCCGAGGAATTTGACTGGTGTATTGAGCAGACCTTATTTTTTGGCGAAGACCGCAAACCATTGAACATGATACTGGACGATGGCGGCGACTTAACCAACATGGTGTTAGATAAATACCCTGAACTGATAGATGGCATTAAAGGCTTATCTGAAGAAACCACCACAGGCGTACACCGTTTGTACGAGCGCATGAAAGCGGGCACACTGCCAATGCCTGCCATTAACGTAAACGACTCGGTTACCAAATCGAAATTTGATAACAAATACGGCTGTCGCGAGTCGTTGGTTGACGCCATCCGCCGCGCTACCGATGTAATGATGGCCGGTAAGGTGGCTGTTGTTTGTGGTTACGGCGATGTGGGTAAAGGTTCTGCCGATAGCTTGCGCAACGCAGGTGTACGTGTTATCGTTACCGAAATTGACCCTATCTGCGCGTTACAGGCAGCAATGGAAGGCTTCGAGGTGAAAAAATTAAGCACTGCTATAACCGAGGCTGATATTGTAGTTACTGCAACAGGTAACAAAAACATTGTTCGCGAGCAGCATTTCCGCGCGTTGAAGGATAAAGCCATTGTTTGTAACATAGGCCACTTTGATAACGAGATTGACATGGCCTGGTTAAACGGCGCTTACGGCGATAGCAAGATCGAGATAAAACCACAGGTTGATAAATACACCATTGATGGCAAAGACCTGATCGTACTGGCCGAAGGCCGTTTGGTGAATTTGGGTTGCGCTACCGGCCACCCAAGCTTTGTAATGAGTAACTCGTTCACCAACCAAACTTTAGCTCAAATTGAGCTTTGGACAAACGGTGATGCTTACGAAAACAAAGTTTATACGCTGCCAAAGCACCTTGATGAAAAGGTTGCGCGTTTGCACCTCGAAAAAATTGGTGTTGAACTTGAAGTTTTAGACCAGGATCAGGCGGAGTACATCGGCGTGACTGTTGATGGTCCGTTTAAACCGGAGTATTACAGGTACTAA
- a CDS encoding DUF5655 domain-containing protein, translating into MPYNCPKCDRELPSESQRHYCARVSLDDLFKGKPEELLLLFDKLLAEVADWPDVLVGTTPNCITFVHRQTFFVIRPMQKVLDLKFYSATQITEPPVYKSIATAGRFQNNIRLSHTGELRPQLFGWIRGSYELL; encoded by the coding sequence ATGCCCTACAACTGCCCCAAATGCGACCGCGAACTACCCAGCGAAAGCCAAAGGCATTACTGTGCCAGGGTTAGCCTCGACGACCTGTTTAAAGGCAAGCCCGAGGAGTTATTGCTACTGTTTGATAAACTGCTTGCCGAAGTTGCCGACTGGCCCGATGTTTTGGTAGGCACTACCCCAAACTGCATCACCTTTGTGCATAGGCAAACGTTTTTTGTTATCCGCCCCATGCAAAAAGTGCTGGACCTAAAGTTTTACTCGGCCACCCAAATAACCGAGCCGCCGGTTTACAAAAGCATTGCTACGGCAGGCAGGTTTCAAAACAACATCAGGCTGAGCCATACCGGCGAGTTGCGCCCGCAATTGTTTGGGTGGATAAGGGGATCTTATGAGTTGCTGTAA
- a CDS encoding aminopeptidase P family protein: MKLLTKTFITAVAVCLGSFTAFAQENLPKDYLTKEFHAGRRQALRNLMPANSVAVVFAYPEQVFSNDVNYVFHQNPDMYYFSGYKEPDAALLIFKDMQGTGDTSYNEVLFVRKRNPQQEQWTGRRMGVDGAKTQLGFKRVYNGSEFAKFPVDFKKFSAVIYDNLNDDATGDLKALISTFKTKAAIRDLDKGLMNDFNIITKYATPKNLTQIMNFMKPRLEDDAHKNSAIIQELVAKPDSATLLSVKDKIKADFGNAGLFTEYTTKLRGVKQPEELTLLSKSVQLSSIAHAEVMRAVKPNMSERELEGILMYVHRKYGAENEGYPPIVGVGANGCILHYEENNEQVLNNQLVLMDVGSEYHGYSADVTRTVPPTGKFTEEQKAIYQIVYDAQEEVFKLCKAGVPYSSLEAKTGEILAAGLIKLGIIKEAKELRTYYPHGVSHHMGLDVHDKGSYTGNLEENMVITVEPGIYIPAGSKCDKKWWNIGVRIEDDVVIGKDKGTILSLDAPRKWQDVEKMDAEKSIFDGAKFPPLK; this comes from the coding sequence ATGAAACTATTAACTAAAACCTTTATCACGGCCGTGGCTGTGTGCCTGGGCAGCTTTACAGCTTTTGCGCAGGAAAACCTGCCAAAAGATTATCTTACCAAAGAATTTCATGCCGGCCGCCGCCAGGCGCTGCGCAACCTGATGCCCGCCAACTCGGTAGCAGTAGTATTCGCCTACCCCGAGCAGGTATTCTCTAACGATGTAAACTACGTTTTTCACCAAAACCCCGATATGTATTATTTTTCGGGATATAAAGAACCTGATGCCGCCCTGCTGATATTTAAGGATATGCAGGGCACCGGCGATACCAGCTATAACGAAGTGCTTTTTGTGCGCAAGCGCAACCCGCAGCAGGAGCAATGGACCGGCAGGCGCATGGGTGTTGACGGTGCCAAAACCCAGTTGGGTTTTAAAAGGGTTTACAATGGCAGCGAGTTTGCCAAATTCCCGGTCGATTTTAAAAAATTCAGCGCTGTTATATATGACAACCTTAACGACGATGCCACAGGCGACCTGAAGGCTTTAATAAGCACATTTAAAACCAAGGCCGCGATCCGGGATCTGGATAAAGGCCTGATGAATGATTTTAATATCATTACTAAATATGCCACACCGAAGAATTTAACACAGATAATGAATTTTATGAAGCCCCGCCTTGAAGACGATGCCCATAAAAACAGTGCTATAATACAGGAGTTGGTTGCTAAGCCCGACTCCGCCACATTGCTAAGTGTTAAAGATAAAATAAAGGCCGATTTTGGTAATGCAGGTTTATTTACCGAATACACAACCAAACTGCGTGGTGTTAAGCAGCCCGAAGAACTGACGCTGCTGAGCAAATCGGTGCAATTATCGAGCATTGCCCATGCCGAGGTAATGCGCGCCGTAAAACCAAACATGAGCGAACGCGAGCTTGAAGGGATATTAATGTATGTGCACCGCAAATACGGCGCCGAAAACGAAGGCTACCCGCCGATAGTAGGTGTAGGTGCAAACGGCTGCATCCTGCATTACGAAGAAAATAATGAGCAGGTGCTGAACAACCAGTTGGTGCTGATGGATGTAGGCTCGGAGTATCATGGCTACTCGGCCGATGTTACCCGCACGGTGCCGCCAACCGGCAAGTTTACCGAAGAGCAGAAGGCTATTTACCAAATAGTTTACGATGCGCAGGAAGAAGTGTTTAAACTGTGTAAAGCAGGTGTGCCATATTCGTCCCTGGAAGCAAAAACGGGCGAAATACTGGCCGCTGGTTTAATAAAGCTCGGTATCATAAAAGAAGCGAAAGAGCTGCGTACCTATTACCCGCACGGCGTATCGCACCACATGGGGCTTGATGTGCATGATAAAGGTTCGTACACAGGCAACCTGGAAGAGAACATGGTGATAACAGTTGAGCCGGGCATTTATATCCCTGCGGGCAGCAAATGCGATAAAAAATGGTGGAACATAGGTGTACGTATCGAAGACGATGTAGTTATCGGCAAAGATAAGGGCACTATTTTATCGTTAGATGCGCCCAGAAAATGGCAGGACGTTGAAAAAATGGACGCGGAAAAAAGTATATTTGACGGTGCGAAATTCCCGCCGCTTAAATAG
- a CDS encoding pyridoxine 5'-phosphate synthase, with product MARLSVNINKIATLRNSRGGDNPNLVQVANDCERFGAQGITVHPRPDERHIRYRDVFDLKKVVTTEFNIEGNCQEQKFVDLVLANQPEQVTLVPDVLGQITSNHGWDTIANQQYLRDIISVFKDAGIRVSIFVDPVVDMIEAAATTGTDRIELYTEAYAHNYLTNKDEAIAPYVQAAETAHKRGLGINAGHDLDLHNLKYFAQNIPALDEVSIGHALISDALYYGLENTIQMYLRQLA from the coding sequence ATGGCCCGCTTATCCGTCAACATTAATAAAATTGCTACCCTGCGTAACTCCCGCGGTGGCGACAACCCAAATCTGGTACAGGTTGCAAACGACTGCGAACGTTTTGGCGCGCAGGGTATAACTGTACATCCGCGCCCGGATGAAAGGCATATCCGTTACCGGGATGTTTTTGACCTTAAAAAGGTTGTAACCACCGAGTTTAATATAGAAGGTAATTGCCAGGAACAAAAATTTGTGGACCTGGTACTGGCTAACCAACCCGAGCAGGTAACCCTGGTGCCCGATGTTTTAGGGCAGATCACATCAAACCATGGTTGGGATACTATAGCCAATCAACAATATTTAAGGGATATCATTAGCGTTTTTAAAGATGCCGGCATCCGCGTATCCATATTTGTCGACCCCGTTGTGGACATGATTGAGGCCGCAGCCACCACCGGTACCGACCGCATTGAACTGTACACCGAGGCTTATGCACACAACTACCTAACCAATAAAGACGAAGCCATAGCACCTTATGTACAGGCTGCCGAAACCGCACATAAACGTGGCCTGGGCATCAACGCCGGCCACGACCTTGATCTGCACAACCTTAAATACTTCGCGCAAAACATACCCGCGCTTGATGAGGTAAGCATAGGCCACGCTCTTATCAGCGATGCCCTGTACTATGGCTTAGAGAATACTATACAGATGTATTTGAGGCAGCTGGCTTAG